In one window of Haliaeetus albicilla chromosome W, bHalAlb1.1, whole genome shotgun sequence DNA:
- the TPM2 gene encoding tropomyosin beta chain isoform X8, which produces MEAIKKKMQMLKLDKENAIDRAEQAEADKKQAEDRCKQLEEEQQGLQKKLKGTEDEVEKYSESVKEAQEKLEQAEKKATDAEAEVASLNRRIQLVEEELDRAQERLATALQKLEEAEKAADESERGMKVIENRAMKDEEKMELQEMQLKEAKHIAEEADRKYEEVARKLVVLEGELERSEERAEVAESRMRQLEEELRTMDQTLKSLIASEEEYSTKEDKYEEEIKLLGEKLKEAETRAEFAERSVAKLEKTIDDLEESLANAKEENVGIHQVLDQTLLELNNL; this is translated from the exons ATGGAGGCCATCAAGAAGAAGATGCAGATGCTGAAACTGGACAAGGAGAACGCCATCGACCGTGCCGAGCAGGCGGAGGCTGACAAGAAGCAGGCGGAGGACCGCTGCAAGCAG CTGGAGGAGGAACAGCAGGGCCTGCAGAAGAAGCTAAAGGGCACAGAGGATGAGGTGGAGAAGTACTCCGAGTCCGTCAAGGAGGCCCAGGAGAagctggagcaggcagagaagaaaGCTACAGAC GCCGAGGCTGAAGTGGCTTCTCTGAACCGCCGTATCCAGCTGGTGGAGGAGGAGCTGGACCGAGCCCAGGAGCGCCTAGCCACTGCCCTGCAGAAGCTGGAGGAGGCTGAGAAGGCAGCTGATGAGAGTGAGAG AGGCATGAAGGTCATTGAAAACAGGGCCATGAAGGATGAGGAGAAGATGGAGCTCCAGGAAATGCAGCTGAAGGAGGCAAAGCACATAGCGGAGGAGGCTGACCGCAAATATGAGGAG GTTGCCCGCAAGCTGGTTGTCCTTGAGGGAGAGCTGGAGCGCTCAGAGGAGAGGGCAGAGGTGGCAGAGAG CCGAATGAGACAATTGGAAGAAGAGCTGCGGACCATGGATCAGACTCTCAAATCCCTCATTGCCTCAGAGGAAGAG TATTCCACCAAGGAGGACAAGTACGAGGAGGAAATCAAGCTTCTAGGAGAAAAACTGAAGGAG GCTGAGACCCGGGCAGAGTTTGCGGAGCGGTCTGTGGCGAAGCTGGAGAAAACCATCGACGATCTAGAAG AGAGTCTAGCCAATGCCAAAGAGGAGAACGTGGGCATCCACCAGGTCCTGGACCAGACCTTGTTGGAGCTGAACAACCTCTGA
- the TPM2 gene encoding tropomyosin beta chain isoform X7 translates to MEAIKKKMQMLKLDKENAIDRAEQAEADKKQAEDRCKQLEEEQQGLQKKLKGTEDEVEKYSESVKEAQEKLEQAEKKATDAEAEVASLNRRIQLVEEELDRAQERLATALQKLEEAEKAADESERGMKVIENRAMKDEEKMELQEMQLKEAKHIAEEADRKYEEVARKLVVLEGELERSEERAEVAESRMRQLEEELRTMDQTLKSLIASEEEYSTKEDKYEEEIKLLGEKLKEAETRAEFAERSVAKLEKTIDDLEDEVYAQKMKYKAISEELDNALNDITSL, encoded by the exons ATGGAGGCCATCAAGAAGAAGATGCAGATGCTGAAACTGGACAAGGAGAACGCCATCGACCGTGCCGAGCAGGCGGAGGCTGACAAGAAGCAGGCGGAGGACCGCTGCAAGCAG CTGGAGGAGGAACAGCAGGGCCTGCAGAAGAAGCTAAAGGGCACAGAGGATGAGGTGGAGAAGTACTCCGAGTCCGTCAAGGAGGCCCAGGAGAagctggagcaggcagagaagaaaGCTACAGAC GCCGAGGCTGAAGTGGCTTCTCTGAACCGCCGTATCCAGCTGGTGGAGGAGGAGCTGGACCGAGCCCAGGAGCGCCTAGCCACTGCCCTGCAGAAGCTGGAGGAGGCTGAGAAGGCAGCTGATGAGAGTGAGAG AGGCATGAAGGTCATTGAAAACAGGGCCATGAAGGATGAGGAGAAGATGGAGCTCCAGGAAATGCAGCTGAAGGAGGCAAAGCACATAGCGGAGGAGGCTGACCGCAAATATGAGGAG GTTGCCCGCAAGCTGGTTGTCCTTGAGGGAGAGCTGGAGCGCTCAGAGGAGAGGGCAGAGGTGGCAGAGAG CCGAATGAGACAATTGGAAGAAGAGCTGCGGACCATGGATCAGACTCTCAAATCCCTCATTGCCTCAGAGGAAGAG TATTCCACCAAGGAGGACAAGTACGAGGAGGAAATCAAGCTTCTAGGAGAAAAACTGAAGGAG GCTGAGACCCGGGCAGAGTTTGCGGAGCGGTCTGTGGCGAAGCTGGAGAAAACCATCGACGATCTAGAAG ATGAAGTGTATGCGCAGAAGATGAAGTACAAAGCCATCAGCGAGGAGCTGGACAATGCACTTAACGACATCACCTCCCTCTGA
- the TPM2 gene encoding tropomyosin beta chain isoform X6, translated as MEAIKKKMQMLKLDKENAIDRAEQAEADKKQAEDRCKQLEEEQQGLQKKLKGTEDEVEKYSESVKEAQEKLEQAEKKATDAEAEVASLNRRIQLVEEELDRAQERLATALQKLEEAEKAADESERGMKVIENRAMKDEEKMELQEMQLKEAKHIAEEADRKYEEVARKLVVLEGELERSEERAEVAESKCGDLEEELKIVTNNLKSLEAQADKYSTKEDKYEEEIKLLGEKLKEAETRAEFAERSVAKLEKTIDDLEESLANAKEENVGIHQVLDQTLLELNNL; from the exons ATGGAGGCCATCAAGAAGAAGATGCAGATGCTGAAACTGGACAAGGAGAACGCCATCGACCGTGCCGAGCAGGCGGAGGCTGACAAGAAGCAGGCGGAGGACCGCTGCAAGCAG CTGGAGGAGGAACAGCAGGGCCTGCAGAAGAAGCTAAAGGGCACAGAGGATGAGGTGGAGAAGTACTCCGAGTCCGTCAAGGAGGCCCAGGAGAagctggagcaggcagagaagaaaGCTACAGAC GCCGAGGCTGAAGTGGCTTCTCTGAACCGCCGTATCCAGCTGGTGGAGGAGGAGCTGGACCGAGCCCAGGAGCGCCTAGCCACTGCCCTGCAGAAGCTGGAGGAGGCTGAGAAGGCAGCTGATGAGAGTGAGAG AGGCATGAAGGTCATTGAAAACAGGGCCATGAAGGATGAGGAGAAGATGGAGCTCCAGGAAATGCAGCTGAAGGAGGCAAAGCACATAGCGGAGGAGGCTGACCGCAAATATGAGGAG GTTGCCCGCAAGCTGGTTGTCCTTGAGGGAGAGCTGGAGCGCTCAGAGGAGAGGGCAGAGGTGGCAGAGAG TAAATGTGGTGACCTAGAGGAGGAGCTGAAAATTGTCACCAACAACTTGAAGTCCCTGGAGGCCCAGGCTGACAAG TATTCCACCAAGGAGGACAAGTACGAGGAGGAAATCAAGCTTCTAGGAGAAAAACTGAAGGAG GCTGAGACCCGGGCAGAGTTTGCGGAGCGGTCTGTGGCGAAGCTGGAGAAAACCATCGACGATCTAGAAG AGAGTCTAGCCAATGCCAAAGAGGAGAACGTGGGCATCCACCAGGTCCTGGACCAGACCTTGTTGGAGCTGAACAACCTCTGA
- the TPM2 gene encoding tropomyosin beta chain isoform X5, whose product MEAIKKKMQMLKLDKENAIDRAEQAEADKKQAEDRCKQLEEEQQGLQKKLKGTEDEVEKYSESVKEAQEKLEQAEKKATDAEAEVASLNRRIQLVEEELDRAQERLATALQKLEEAEKAADESERGMKVIENRAMKDEEKMELQEMQLKEAKHIAEEADRKYEEVARKLVVLEGELERSEERAEVAESKCGDLEEELKIVTNNLKSLEAQADKYSTKEDKYEEEIKLLGEKLKEAETRAEFAERSVAKLEKTIDDLEDEVYAQKMKYKAISEELDNALNDITSL is encoded by the exons ATGGAGGCCATCAAGAAGAAGATGCAGATGCTGAAACTGGACAAGGAGAACGCCATCGACCGTGCCGAGCAGGCGGAGGCTGACAAGAAGCAGGCGGAGGACCGCTGCAAGCAG CTGGAGGAGGAACAGCAGGGCCTGCAGAAGAAGCTAAAGGGCACAGAGGATGAGGTGGAGAAGTACTCCGAGTCCGTCAAGGAGGCCCAGGAGAagctggagcaggcagagaagaaaGCTACAGAC GCCGAGGCTGAAGTGGCTTCTCTGAACCGCCGTATCCAGCTGGTGGAGGAGGAGCTGGACCGAGCCCAGGAGCGCCTAGCCACTGCCCTGCAGAAGCTGGAGGAGGCTGAGAAGGCAGCTGATGAGAGTGAGAG AGGCATGAAGGTCATTGAAAACAGGGCCATGAAGGATGAGGAGAAGATGGAGCTCCAGGAAATGCAGCTGAAGGAGGCAAAGCACATAGCGGAGGAGGCTGACCGCAAATATGAGGAG GTTGCCCGCAAGCTGGTTGTCCTTGAGGGAGAGCTGGAGCGCTCAGAGGAGAGGGCAGAGGTGGCAGAGAG TAAATGTGGTGACCTAGAGGAGGAGCTGAAAATTGTCACCAACAACTTGAAGTCCCTGGAGGCCCAGGCTGACAAG TATTCCACCAAGGAGGACAAGTACGAGGAGGAAATCAAGCTTCTAGGAGAAAAACTGAAGGAG GCTGAGACCCGGGCAGAGTTTGCGGAGCGGTCTGTGGCGAAGCTGGAGAAAACCATCGACGATCTAGAAG ATGAAGTGTATGCGCAGAAGATGAAGTACAAAGCCATCAGCGAGGAGCTGGACAATGCACTTAACGACATCACCTCCCTCTGA
- the TPM2 gene encoding tropomyosin beta chain isoform X4: protein MGDCSLPGVGTVHPALESGGPGRSVAAGGGGAGRDGGRAGGGSGCCLIASCLSRADPTKGSAARLPCRPLRAMAGTSSIDAVKKKIQILQQVADEAEERAEHLQREADAERQARERAEAEVASLNRRIQLVEEELDRAQERLATALQKLEEAEKAADESERGMKVIENRAMKDEEKMELQEMQLKEAKHIAEEADRKYEEVARKLVVLEGELERSEERAEVAESRMRQLEEELRTMDQTLKSLIASEEEYSTKEDKYEEEIKLLGEKLKEAETRAEFAERSVAKLEKTIDDLEESLANAKEENVGIHQVLDQTLLELNNL, encoded by the exons ATGGGGGACTGTTCCCTGCCGGGGGTGGGCACCGTGCACCCTGCCCTGGAGAGCGGTGGCCCAGGTCGGTCcgtggcagcaggaggaggaggagcaggaagggATGGAGGCAGGGCGGGCGGTGGAAGCGGCTGCTGCCTGATCGCTTCCTGCCTGAGCCGGGCGGATCCCACGAAGGGCTCGGCGGCGCGGCTTCCCTGCCGGCCGCTCCGCGCCATGGCCGGCACCAGCTCCATCGACGCCGTCAAGAAGAAGATCCAGATCCTGCAGCAGGTGGCCGACGAGGCGGAGGAGCGCGCCGAGCACCTGCAGCGGGAGGCCGATGCTGAGCGGCAGGCCCGGGAGCGG GCCGAGGCTGAAGTGGCTTCTCTGAACCGCCGTATCCAGCTGGTGGAGGAGGAGCTGGACCGAGCCCAGGAGCGCCTAGCCACTGCCCTGCAGAAGCTGGAGGAGGCTGAGAAGGCAGCTGATGAGAGTGAGAG AGGCATGAAGGTCATTGAAAACAGGGCCATGAAGGATGAGGAGAAGATGGAGCTCCAGGAAATGCAGCTGAAGGAGGCAAAGCACATAGCGGAGGAGGCTGACCGCAAATATGAGGAG GTTGCCCGCAAGCTGGTTGTCCTTGAGGGAGAGCTGGAGCGCTCAGAGGAGAGGGCAGAGGTGGCAGAGAG CCGAATGAGACAATTGGAAGAAGAGCTGCGGACCATGGATCAGACTCTCAAATCCCTCATTGCCTCAGAGGAAGAG TATTCCACCAAGGAGGACAAGTACGAGGAGGAAATCAAGCTTCTAGGAGAAAAACTGAAGGAG GCTGAGACCCGGGCAGAGTTTGCGGAGCGGTCTGTGGCGAAGCTGGAGAAAACCATCGACGATCTAGAAG AGAGTCTAGCCAATGCCAAAGAGGAGAACGTGGGCATCCACCAGGTCCTGGACCAGACCTTGTTGGAGCTGAACAACCTCTGA
- the TPM2 gene encoding tropomyosin beta chain isoform X2 codes for MGDCSLPGVGTVHPALESGGPGRSVAAGGGGAGRDGGRAGGGSGCCLIASCLSRADPTKGSAARLPCRPLRAMAGTSSIDAVKKKIQILQQVADEAEERAEHLQREADAERQARERAEAEVASLNRRIQLVEEELDRAQERLATALQKLEEAEKAADESERGMKVIENRAMKDEEKMELQEMQLKEAKHIAEEADRKYEEVARKLVVLEGELERSEERAEVAESKCGDLEEELKIVTNNLKSLEAQADKYSTKEDKYEEEIKLLGEKLKEAETRAEFAERSVAKLEKTIDDLEESLANAKEENVGIHQVLDQTLLELNNL; via the exons ATGGGGGACTGTTCCCTGCCGGGGGTGGGCACCGTGCACCCTGCCCTGGAGAGCGGTGGCCCAGGTCGGTCcgtggcagcaggaggaggaggagcaggaagggATGGAGGCAGGGCGGGCGGTGGAAGCGGCTGCTGCCTGATCGCTTCCTGCCTGAGCCGGGCGGATCCCACGAAGGGCTCGGCGGCGCGGCTTCCCTGCCGGCCGCTCCGCGCCATGGCCGGCACCAGCTCCATCGACGCCGTCAAGAAGAAGATCCAGATCCTGCAGCAGGTGGCCGACGAGGCGGAGGAGCGCGCCGAGCACCTGCAGCGGGAGGCCGATGCTGAGCGGCAGGCCCGGGAGCGG GCCGAGGCTGAAGTGGCTTCTCTGAACCGCCGTATCCAGCTGGTGGAGGAGGAGCTGGACCGAGCCCAGGAGCGCCTAGCCACTGCCCTGCAGAAGCTGGAGGAGGCTGAGAAGGCAGCTGATGAGAGTGAGAG AGGCATGAAGGTCATTGAAAACAGGGCCATGAAGGATGAGGAGAAGATGGAGCTCCAGGAAATGCAGCTGAAGGAGGCAAAGCACATAGCGGAGGAGGCTGACCGCAAATATGAGGAG GTTGCCCGCAAGCTGGTTGTCCTTGAGGGAGAGCTGGAGCGCTCAGAGGAGAGGGCAGAGGTGGCAGAGAG TAAATGTGGTGACCTAGAGGAGGAGCTGAAAATTGTCACCAACAACTTGAAGTCCCTGGAGGCCCAGGCTGACAAG TATTCCACCAAGGAGGACAAGTACGAGGAGGAAATCAAGCTTCTAGGAGAAAAACTGAAGGAG GCTGAGACCCGGGCAGAGTTTGCGGAGCGGTCTGTGGCGAAGCTGGAGAAAACCATCGACGATCTAGAAG AGAGTCTAGCCAATGCCAAAGAGGAGAACGTGGGCATCCACCAGGTCCTGGACCAGACCTTGTTGGAGCTGAACAACCTCTGA
- the TPM2 gene encoding tropomyosin beta chain isoform X1 yields the protein MGDCSLPGVGTVHPALESGGPGRSVAAGGGGAGRDGGRAGGGSGCCLIASCLSRADPTKGSAARLPCRPLRAMAGTSSIDAVKKKIQILQQVADEAEERAEHLQREADAERQARERAEAEVASLNRRIQLVEEELDRAQERLATALQKLEEAEKAADESERGMKVIENRAMKDEEKMELQEMQLKEAKHIAEEADRKYEEVARKLVVLEGELERSEERAEVAESKCGDLEEELKIVTNNLKSLEAQADKYSTKEDKYEEEIKLLGEKLKEAETRAEFAERSVAKLEKTIDDLEDEVYAQKMKYKAISEELDNALNDITSL from the exons ATGGGGGACTGTTCCCTGCCGGGGGTGGGCACCGTGCACCCTGCCCTGGAGAGCGGTGGCCCAGGTCGGTCcgtggcagcaggaggaggaggagcaggaagggATGGAGGCAGGGCGGGCGGTGGAAGCGGCTGCTGCCTGATCGCTTCCTGCCTGAGCCGGGCGGATCCCACGAAGGGCTCGGCGGCGCGGCTTCCCTGCCGGCCGCTCCGCGCCATGGCCGGCACCAGCTCCATCGACGCCGTCAAGAAGAAGATCCAGATCCTGCAGCAGGTGGCCGACGAGGCGGAGGAGCGCGCCGAGCACCTGCAGCGGGAGGCCGATGCTGAGCGGCAGGCCCGGGAGCGG GCCGAGGCTGAAGTGGCTTCTCTGAACCGCCGTATCCAGCTGGTGGAGGAGGAGCTGGACCGAGCCCAGGAGCGCCTAGCCACTGCCCTGCAGAAGCTGGAGGAGGCTGAGAAGGCAGCTGATGAGAGTGAGAG AGGCATGAAGGTCATTGAAAACAGGGCCATGAAGGATGAGGAGAAGATGGAGCTCCAGGAAATGCAGCTGAAGGAGGCAAAGCACATAGCGGAGGAGGCTGACCGCAAATATGAGGAG GTTGCCCGCAAGCTGGTTGTCCTTGAGGGAGAGCTGGAGCGCTCAGAGGAGAGGGCAGAGGTGGCAGAGAG TAAATGTGGTGACCTAGAGGAGGAGCTGAAAATTGTCACCAACAACTTGAAGTCCCTGGAGGCCCAGGCTGACAAG TATTCCACCAAGGAGGACAAGTACGAGGAGGAAATCAAGCTTCTAGGAGAAAAACTGAAGGAG GCTGAGACCCGGGCAGAGTTTGCGGAGCGGTCTGTGGCGAAGCTGGAGAAAACCATCGACGATCTAGAAG ATGAAGTGTATGCGCAGAAGATGAAGTACAAAGCCATCAGCGAGGAGCTGGACAATGCACTTAACGACATCACCTCCCTCTGA
- the TPM2 gene encoding tropomyosin beta chain isoform X3: MGDCSLPGVGTVHPALESGGPGRSVAAGGGGAGRDGGRAGGGSGCCLIASCLSRADPTKGSAARLPCRPLRAMAGTSSIDAVKKKIQILQQVADEAEERAEHLQREADAERQARERAEAEVASLNRRIQLVEEELDRAQERLATALQKLEEAEKAADESERGMKVIENRAMKDEEKMELQEMQLKEAKHIAEEADRKYEEVARKLVVLEGELERSEERAEVAESRMRQLEEELRTMDQTLKSLIASEEEYSTKEDKYEEEIKLLGEKLKEAETRAEFAERSVAKLEKTIDDLEDEVYAQKMKYKAISEELDNALNDITSL; the protein is encoded by the exons ATGGGGGACTGTTCCCTGCCGGGGGTGGGCACCGTGCACCCTGCCCTGGAGAGCGGTGGCCCAGGTCGGTCcgtggcagcaggaggaggaggagcaggaagggATGGAGGCAGGGCGGGCGGTGGAAGCGGCTGCTGCCTGATCGCTTCCTGCCTGAGCCGGGCGGATCCCACGAAGGGCTCGGCGGCGCGGCTTCCCTGCCGGCCGCTCCGCGCCATGGCCGGCACCAGCTCCATCGACGCCGTCAAGAAGAAGATCCAGATCCTGCAGCAGGTGGCCGACGAGGCGGAGGAGCGCGCCGAGCACCTGCAGCGGGAGGCCGATGCTGAGCGGCAGGCCCGGGAGCGG GCCGAGGCTGAAGTGGCTTCTCTGAACCGCCGTATCCAGCTGGTGGAGGAGGAGCTGGACCGAGCCCAGGAGCGCCTAGCCACTGCCCTGCAGAAGCTGGAGGAGGCTGAGAAGGCAGCTGATGAGAGTGAGAG AGGCATGAAGGTCATTGAAAACAGGGCCATGAAGGATGAGGAGAAGATGGAGCTCCAGGAAATGCAGCTGAAGGAGGCAAAGCACATAGCGGAGGAGGCTGACCGCAAATATGAGGAG GTTGCCCGCAAGCTGGTTGTCCTTGAGGGAGAGCTGGAGCGCTCAGAGGAGAGGGCAGAGGTGGCAGAGAG CCGAATGAGACAATTGGAAGAAGAGCTGCGGACCATGGATCAGACTCTCAAATCCCTCATTGCCTCAGAGGAAGAG TATTCCACCAAGGAGGACAAGTACGAGGAGGAAATCAAGCTTCTAGGAGAAAAACTGAAGGAG GCTGAGACCCGGGCAGAGTTTGCGGAGCGGTCTGTGGCGAAGCTGGAGAAAACCATCGACGATCTAGAAG ATGAAGTGTATGCGCAGAAGATGAAGTACAAAGCCATCAGCGAGGAGCTGGACAATGCACTTAACGACATCACCTCCCTCTGA